The following is a genomic window from Alkalilimnicola sp. S0819.
CGTACGGTCAGCGCCGGGCCCGTGCACAGGTAGATCAGCGCCGCGGCAAACAGCACCCGAGGCGGATCGATGGCGGCGAAGGCCAGTAGCAACACCAGGACCACCATGGCGATGAAAGGCACTCGGTAGCGGAAATCGAATTCCTTGAAACTGTAGTAGCGCACATTGCTGACCATCAGCAAGCCCGCCGCCAGGGTAAGCACCAGCGCCACATAGCCCACCGACACGCCGCCGAAGTTCCAGTCCGCCCCGCTCCAGACGAGGCCCGCCACCACGGCGGCGGCGGACGGGCTGGGCAGGCCCTGGAAATACCGCTTGTCCGCCGAGCCCGCCTGGGTGTTGAAGCGGGCCAGACGCAGGCCGGCACAGGCGGCATAGGCGAAGGCGGCGATCCAGCCCATCTTGCCCAGGGTCGGCGCCACTTCGGCCAGATCGGCCAGCGCCCAGTGGTAGACCACCAGCGCCGGCGCCAGCCCGAAGCTGACCATATCGGCGATGCTGTCGTACTGCACGCCGAAATCGCTCTGGGTGTTGGTCAAGCG
Proteins encoded in this region:
- the pssA gene encoding CDP-diacylglycerol--serine O-phosphatidyltransferase, giving the protein MSEDEKQPRRRGIYLLPNLLTTIALFFGFYAIVAASHGAFESAAGAIFIAMIMDGLDGRVARLTNTQSDFGVQYDSIADMVSFGLAPALVVYHWALADLAEVAPTLGKMGWIAAFAYAACAGLRLARFNTQAGSADKRYFQGLPSPSAAAVVAGLVWSGADWNFGGVSVGYVALVLTLAAGLLMVSNVRYYSFKEFDFRYRVPFIAMVVLVLLLAFAAIDPPRVLFAAALIYLCTGPALTVRQRRKRKAARGGGESERVAGEERDTR